In a single window of the bacterium genome:
- a CDS encoding DUF4158 domain-containing protein, which yields MVVQSELFKTDRTLYRYGLEEVPADISKRELLAYFSLNKEQVLFIKTKFRLNPYRIALGIQLGAHRFIGRSQFQPESVPLVVIKFVGRALKIKGDFIPLKYSDSIRIRQVHAQIVRKFLGLSLFPTSEHQNLIDYLIQTMPDPGHFPDWIKKTEDHLRKRKFVLPSIKVLRRLILSARNQSLNEAVNSINSMLGEKRIEALEGLLLSGEDNYTKWFELTNRQVYSSTPAKVTSILGRIKTIRQLSLNTINFDVVSNKYLQHFAQRGMHLSAKQLRDQSSLHRYAIMAATLKELESELTDITIQMNDEILSGVFQRGKWRSENHFRKNKKIIRKIISAFKLLSDTILDQNTDALQKIEYIEKELPLDTLQNLRNDSDCLDVPRGTEDIYFASEGYQTIQKYLPDLLETIRIISPSKRDPALEAAKYYLKRKQEGKAGIGADAPTDFVQEKKWKHVVLSNKG from the coding sequence AGAGGAAGTACCTGCTGACATTAGTAAACGGGAACTTCTTGCTTACTTTTCTTTGAACAAAGAGCAAGTACTTTTCATAAAGACAAAATTTCGTTTAAATCCCTATCGTATAGCTTTGGGGATTCAATTAGGAGCCCATCGGTTTATTGGAAGGTCTCAGTTTCAGCCAGAGAGTGTACCCTTGGTAGTAATTAAGTTTGTAGGACGAGCACTGAAAATTAAGGGCGATTTTATCCCGTTGAAATATTCTGATAGCATAAGAATACGCCAAGTTCATGCTCAAATAGTCCGGAAATTTCTTGGGCTTTCTCTTTTCCCTACCAGCGAACATCAAAACTTAATAGACTACTTGATTCAAACTATGCCAGACCCTGGACACTTTCCTGATTGGATAAAAAAGACCGAAGATCATTTAAGAAAAAGAAAATTTGTTCTTCCAAGTATTAAGGTATTAAGACGGTTGATTTTGTCTGCGAGAAATCAAAGTCTTAATGAAGCAGTTAACAGTATCAATTCCATGCTGGGAGAGAAGAGAATAGAAGCTTTGGAAGGGCTTCTTCTATCAGGTGAGGATAATTATACAAAGTGGTTTGAGTTGACTAACAGACAAGTCTACAGTTCCACGCCAGCCAAAGTAACTTCAATTTTAGGTCGCATAAAGACGATTCGGCAATTATCTTTAAATACAATAAATTTTGATGTTGTTTCTAATAAATATTTACAGCATTTTGCACAACGGGGCATGCATCTTTCAGCAAAACAATTAAGAGATCAATCTTCTTTGCACAGATATGCAATTATGGCAGCTACTCTTAAAGAGTTGGAATCTGAATTGACTGACATTACAATCCAGATGAACGACGAAATTTTGAGTGGTGTTTTCCAGCGGGGAAAGTGGCGGTCAGAAAACCATTTTAGAAAAAATAAAAAAATTATCCGCAAGATTATCTCAGCTTTTAAATTGCTATCTGATACTATACTCGACCAAAATACGGATGCTTTGCAGAAAATAGAATACATAGAAAAAGAACTTCCACTCGATACTCTGCAAAATTTAAGAAACGATTCCGATTGTCTTGATGTCCCGCGTGGTACTGAGGATATATACTTTGCTAGTGAGGGATACCAAACTATTCAGAAATATCTTCCTGACCTTCTTGAGACCATCAGAATTATATCCCCTTCCAAGAGGGATCCTGCTCTAGAAGCAGCAAAATACTATTTAAAGCGGAAACAGGAGGGAAAGGCAGGCATAGGAGCTGATGCGCCAACTGATTTTGTACAAGAAAAGAAATGGAAACATGTTGTTTTAAGCAATAAGGGGTAA